Proteins found in one Aminivibrio sp. genomic segment:
- a CDS encoding PspA/IM30 family protein, translating into MSIFARVSDIFKANVNEMLDRMEDPEKMVKQMIIEMEEALVKATSGLAKAMANEQSLRKQQGLAMTQSKQWEDKAAMALKAGNADLAKQALSRKMIYDGQAKQYDAMAAQASGTTTQLRGQLDSLKTKLDEARMKQVTLVARAQAAKTQKEFSTVLGTNVGQGAFAKFDKMEKKIEGMEAEAQAFSELSCDAAADDPFRDMEKDIQLEAEMAKLMEKMNAGGGAGA; encoded by the coding sequence ATGAGCATCTTCGCGCGGGTTTCGGATATCTTCAAGGCGAACGTCAACGAAATGCTGGACAGGATGGAAGATCCGGAAAAGATGGTCAAGCAGATGATCATCGAAATGGAAGAGGCCCTCGTCAAGGCCACTTCCGGGCTGGCAAAGGCCATGGCCAACGAGCAGAGCCTCAGGAAGCAGCAGGGCCTGGCCATGACCCAGTCAAAGCAGTGGGAGGACAAGGCCGCCATGGCCCTCAAGGCGGGCAATGCGGACCTGGCGAAGCAGGCCCTCTCCAGGAAGATGATCTACGACGGCCAGGCGAAGCAGTATGACGCCATGGCGGCCCAGGCGTCGGGCACCACGACCCAGCTCAGGGGCCAGCTCGACAGCCTTAAAACGAAGCTTGACGAAGCCCGGATGAAGCAGGTCACCCTGGTGGCCCGGGCCCAGGCGGCGAAGACCCAGAAGGAATTTTCCACGGTGCTGGGGACGAACGTGGGACAGGGAGCCTTCGCCAAGTTCGACAAGATGGAAAAGAAGATCGAGGGAATGGAGGCGGAAGCCCAGGCCTTCTCCGAGCTCTCCTGCGATGCGGCTGCCGATGACCCCTTCAGGGACATGGAAAAAGACATTCAGCTCGAGGCCGAGATGGCGAAGCTCATGGAAAAAATGAATGCGGGCGGTGGGGCGGGTGCATAA